TGGTGCACGCGCATCGCACCCGCGGTGTCACCGAGTCGGTGATCGCCTATTTCGTGGTGGCCGCGGCGGTGATGGTGTCGGGCCCGCTGGTGCTGCGGCACCTGTCCGGACTCTACGTCGCGATCGCCGGCATGGCGGCCGGGAACGCGGCCCAGTGGCTGTGGCTGGCTACGCGAGCGCGCGGACTCGATCGTCCTGCCGCGACGCCACCCACAGCGACGCCGCGCACGCCGGCAGGCTGAGGGCGAGAAGTCCCCACGGCGTTCCGGCCGCGAGCGGCAGCGCCACGTAGAAGAGGCTCCGGCCCGCGAGATCGGGATGCCGCACGCCGGTCGAAGCGCGCACCGCCATGGCGGCCCCGACCAGGGCGATGCCGAGGAGATTCCCGTAGCCGCCCAACAGCGCGCCGCCGGTCGGGCCGATCAGCGCATAGAAGCCGAGCACCGACGCCGCGATCAGGAACTTGATCCAGCCGGCCTTGAACGCGTGCGATTCCTGGCGGCGGCGCCGGCGCACCAGGAAATCGGCGAGTGCGAACAGCGTGATCAGCGTGCCCGAGGTGGAGAAGCGGATCGCGGGCTTCGCGCACAGCGTCGCGACGCCGGCGATCAGATCAGCGACAGAGGACATCGTAGATCTCCATGCGCGAAGTCATGGGCGGCGTCTCGCCCCGCTCCTTCGCGGCACGTACGTCCTCGAAGCCGCGGCGGTGGCCTTCGAGGAACTCCGGCGAACGGCTCCAGCTCTCGAACGCGGCCCGGCTGTCCCAGAAGCTCACGACCAGATAATCGCCGCTTCCCCTGGCGGGCTTCAACACCGCCATCCGGCGAAACCCCGGCGCCTTGTCGATCGCGTGCACGCGGCTCTTGAACAGCTCTTCGAACCGTTCGCGGTAATC
The DNA window shown above is from Candidatus Sulfotelmatobacter sp. and carries:
- a CDS encoding antibiotic biosynthesis monooxygenase, translating into AGDGLKGERMSASQVTPAATGNSDALHELGDFVAINSISCQDDYRERFEELFKSRVHAIDKAPGFRRMAVLKPARGSGDYLVVSFWDSRAAFESWSRSPEFLEGHRRGFEDVRAAKERGETPPMTSRMEIYDVLCR